The Synergistales bacterium genome window below encodes:
- a CDS encoding aminotransferase class V-fold PLP-dependent enzyme — MNMTTKLRDFHQARWDEPIIYELSAPGERGILVPETEPEVQAVAGDGLSGLPEGMVRPEAPNLPEMGQMRVLKHYLRLSQENLGADLNIDIGQGTCTMKYSPKINERFATHESVTELHPYQDEGTTQGVLQMMYDLDLYLRQVSGMDRFSLHPGGGSHALFTIVSIIRAWVEARGEADQRDEIITTIFSHPSNSAVAKLKGFKVITIYPDKDGRPDIEALKEAVSERTAALLITNPEDIGIYNSRIREFTRIVHEAGGLCSYDQANANGILGMTRAREADFDLCFFNLHKTFSAPHGCGGPGGGAIGVTEELARFLPVPLVDMDVQKERYY, encoded by the coding sequence ATGAACATGACAACGAAACTCCGTGATTTCCACCAGGCTCGCTGGGACGAGCCGATCATCTACGAACTGAGTGCGCCCGGCGAACGGGGGATACTCGTGCCGGAGACGGAACCAGAGGTGCAGGCGGTTGCAGGGGACGGCCTGTCAGGCCTTCCCGAAGGGATGGTCCGCCCGGAGGCTCCCAATCTGCCGGAGATGGGGCAGATGCGGGTGCTGAAGCACTACCTCCGCCTTTCCCAGGAGAATCTCGGTGCGGACCTGAATATCGATATCGGCCAGGGAACCTGTACCATGAAGTACAGTCCCAAGATCAACGAACGTTTCGCTACCCATGAATCGGTGACGGAGCTCCACCCGTACCAGGATGAAGGAACGACCCAGGGCGTTCTGCAGATGATGTACGATCTCGATCTGTATCTCCGCCAGGTTTCCGGAATGGACCGGTTCTCCCTGCATCCCGGCGGCGGATCCCACGCCCTTTTCACCATTGTCTCCATTATCCGGGCCTGGGTGGAGGCCAGGGGAGAGGCGGACCAGCGCGACGAGATCATCACCACCATCTTCAGCCACCCGTCGAATTCCGCCGTGGCGAAGCTGAAGGGCTTCAAGGTGATCACCATCTACCCCGACAAGGATGGCCGCCCCGATATCGAGGCCCTCAAGGAGGCCGTTTCGGAGCGTACCGCCGCACTGCTGATCACCAACCCCGAGGATATCGGCATCTACAACTCCAGGATCAGGGAGTTCACGCGCATTGTCCACGAAGCCGGCGGTCTCTGCAGCTACGACCAGGCCAACGCCAACGGAATCCTGGGGATGACCAGGGCCAGGGAGGCGGACTTCGATCTCTGCTTCTTCAATCTCCACAAGACCTTCTCGGCCCCCCACGGCTGCGGCGGTCCCGGCGGCGGTGCCATCGGCGTCACCGAAGAGCTGGCCCGTTTCCTTCCGGTACCCCTGGTGGACATGGATGTACAGAAAGAGCGGTACTAC
- the gcvPA gene encoding aminomethyl-transferring glycine dehydrogenase subunit GcvPA — protein MAERFGTHPYIPNSAPENKEAMLKAIGVEDIEAFYACIPRELRLAEDGMELPAPLPGEAALQRHMQRLMGQNGSCSEYINFLGAGCYQCHVPAVCDEIAQRSEFLTAYAGEPYEDHGRFQALFEYTSMMAEMLDMDVVNVPTYDGSQAAATSLRMASRITGRFRVLVAETVHPDKVRMIRNYCSPQIAVEPIPYNERTGHLDLAALEEQLADDVAAVLFDNPTFHGVVEPQGKRVAEMVHAVGGLLIVAVDPSSLGVLQPPSRYGADMACGDVQPLGMHMLYGGARGGFIATPDDPAFVQEYPSRLFGIAPTTHGEWGFGDVAWERTSLAVREKGKEFVGTAAALWGITAGAYLALMGPQGMQDLGKGILQRSRYLAAKLGELDGVRAPSLEGSFFREFVVNFDDTGRKVGEINAFLRGKGIFGGYDLSEQYPALGRSALYCVTEATTQEDMDTLVAVLKDYLA, from the coding sequence ATGGCAGAGAGGTTTGGTACACATCCCTACATTCCCAACTCCGCGCCGGAGAACAAAGAGGCCATGCTGAAGGCCATCGGTGTGGAGGACATCGAGGCGTTCTACGCCTGTATCCCCCGGGAGCTGCGGCTTGCCGAGGACGGGATGGAGCTTCCCGCGCCGCTTCCCGGCGAGGCCGCGTTGCAGCGGCATATGCAGCGGCTGATGGGTCAGAACGGCAGCTGCAGCGAGTACATCAACTTCCTCGGCGCCGGCTGCTATCAGTGCCATGTGCCCGCCGTCTGCGACGAGATCGCCCAGCGCTCGGAGTTCCTCACCGCCTATGCCGGCGAACCCTACGAGGACCACGGGCGGTTCCAGGCGCTCTTCGAGTACACCAGCATGATGGCCGAGATGCTCGATATGGATGTGGTCAATGTCCCCACCTACGACGGCTCCCAGGCGGCGGCTACATCACTCCGTATGGCTTCCCGCATCACCGGGCGGTTCCGTGTCCTGGTGGCGGAAACGGTGCATCCCGACAAGGTCAGGATGATCCGCAACTACTGTTCGCCCCAGATCGCCGTGGAGCCCATTCCCTACAACGAACGCACCGGGCATCTCGATCTGGCTGCACTGGAAGAGCAGCTCGCCGATGACGTTGCAGCCGTACTGTTCGACAACCCCACCTTCCATGGGGTGGTGGAGCCCCAGGGGAAGCGGGTTGCCGAGATGGTCCACGCTGTCGGCGGATTGCTGATCGTCGCCGTTGACCCCTCCTCGCTGGGCGTGCTGCAGCCGCCCTCCCGCTACGGCGCCGACATGGCCTGCGGCGATGTGCAGCCCCTGGGCATGCACATGCTCTACGGCGGCGCCCGCGGAGGCTTTATCGCGACACCTGACGACCCCGCCTTTGTCCAGGAGTATCCTTCCAGGCTCTTCGGGATCGCACCCACCACCCACGGTGAGTGGGGCTTCGGCGATGTGGCCTGGGAACGAACCTCCCTGGCTGTCCGGGAGAAGGGCAAGGAGTTCGTCGGGACCGCCGCCGCGCTGTGGGGCATCACGGCCGGCGCCTATCTGGCGCTCATGGGCCCTCAGGGAATGCAGGACCTCGGCAAGGGCATCCTCCAGCGTTCCCGCTATCTTGCCGCTAAACTCGGAGAGCTCGACGGTGTGCGCGCCCCTTCGCTGGAAGGCTCCTTCTTCCGGGAATTCGTAGTGAATTTCGACGACACCGGGCGGAAGGTCGGCGAGATCAACGCGTTCCTCCGCGGCAAGGGGATCTTTGGAGGCTACGATCTGTCGGAACAGTACCCGGCGCTTGGCCGGAGCGCGCTCTACTGTGTGACCGAGGCCACGACGCAGGAGGATATGGACACTCTGGTGGCTGTGCTGAAGGACTACCTGGCCTGA
- a CDS encoding GntR family transcriptional regulator, protein MRGPVVYPSSTDIVYNRLKQQILKKELTPGQRLPEKELAEGLEVSRTPVREALRRLASDHLVDLIPNGGARLASPTQQEVRDTYQVRQHLESLSIQLAMPRITPLFLCRLEENIAEEEEIFQERDLERYIDINSSFHLIIAEAGGNSVLIDYLENLLTRTFAYMVFFESFFDFDTNPSLGEHRALVRAMRMGHAQQAKTLMEQHIAVSEQQLKCQLG, encoded by the coding sequence ATGAGGGGACCTGTGGTCTATCCAAGCTCCACAGATATCGTATACAACAGACTGAAGCAGCAGATTCTCAAAAAGGAGCTCACTCCCGGACAACGCCTCCCCGAAAAGGAACTGGCCGAAGGCCTGGAGGTAAGCCGTACACCGGTGCGTGAAGCACTGCGACGGCTCGCCTCGGACCATCTTGTCGATCTGATCCCCAATGGAGGGGCCAGGCTGGCCTCGCCGACCCAGCAGGAGGTCCGCGATACCTACCAGGTACGCCAGCATCTGGAGTCGCTTTCCATCCAGCTGGCGATGCCCCGGATTACCCCGCTTTTTCTCTGCCGGCTGGAGGAAAACATCGCCGAAGAGGAGGAGATCTTCCAGGAACGGGATCTGGAGCGCTATATCGATATCAACAGCTCCTTCCACCTCATCATCGCCGAAGCCGGCGGCAACTCCGTGCTCATCGACTACCTGGAGAACCTCCTGACCCGGACCTTCGCCTACATGGTCTTTTTCGAGTCCTTCTTCGATTTCGACACCAATCCCAGTCTGGGAGAACACCGGGCGCTCGTCAGGGCGATGCGTATGGGGCACGCCCAGCAGGCGAAGACGCTGATGGAACAACACATCGCCGTGTCCGAACAGCAACTGAAGTGCCAGCTGGGATAA
- a CDS encoding SDR family oxidoreductase yields the protein MDFQKTFGLEGKVAVVTGAASGIGRGCARFLAETGASVVLADINRSDGEAAVSELGKAARFVECDVTSADSCRRMAETVGNAFGGVDILVNCAGVIRRQSVVDLEEKDWDISLDVTLKGVYMVSRFVVPLLERRGGGSIINIGSGWGISGGPKAAAYCAAKGGVVNLTRAMCIDHGPQNIRVNCVSPGDVDTPLLREEGRQLGMDEQEWLKESADRPIARLGRPEDIARAVYFLASDLSQWVSGANLVVDGGGTA from the coding sequence ATGGATTTCCAGAAGACCTTTGGACTTGAGGGAAAGGTAGCGGTGGTCACAGGTGCCGCTTCGGGGATCGGCAGGGGTTGCGCCCGCTTTCTCGCTGAAACGGGTGCTTCGGTGGTGCTCGCCGATATCAACCGTAGCGACGGCGAGGCGGCGGTCTCGGAGCTCGGGAAAGCGGCGCGCTTTGTGGAGTGTGATGTCACCTCCGCCGACTCCTGCCGCAGGATGGCCGAGACCGTAGGGAACGCCTTCGGCGGGGTGGATATCCTGGTCAACTGCGCCGGGGTGATCCGGCGGCAGAGTGTGGTGGATCTCGAGGAGAAGGACTGGGATATCTCTCTCGATGTGACGCTCAAAGGTGTGTACATGGTGTCCCGGTTCGTTGTTCCTCTGCTGGAACGGCGCGGCGGCGGCAGCATCATCAACATCGGATCGGGCTGGGGGATCAGCGGCGGCCCGAAGGCAGCCGCCTACTGCGCGGCCAAGGGCGGTGTGGTGAACCTGACGCGGGCGATGTGCATCGACCACGGTCCACAGAACATCCGGGTCAACTGTGTCAGCCCCGGCGATGTGGATACGCCGCTGCTCAGAGAGGAGGGGCGCCAGCTCGGCATGGACGAACAGGAGTGGCTGAAAGAGAGCGCCGACAGGCCCATCGCGCGGCTCGGCCGGCCCGAAGACATCGCCAGGGCGGTCTACTTCCTGGCAAGCGACCTCTCCCAGTGGGTGAGCGGTGCCAATCTTGTCGTTGACGGAGGAGGAACGGCTTGA
- a CDS encoding SDR family oxidoreductase, translated as MGLYSDLQNKRVVVTGGASGIGYATAARFLDEGSRVVILDIHSEGLDAAETALPGLEGVVQTDVGSPEEVQRAFAEVDRLMGGIDVLISNAGVSYRCPFLDIPPEQWSRVMDINLGGMFHCSREAMSRMDAQGSGVILMTASTNGTEGHPYYTDYNASKAGVILLTQTMALEFAPRVRVNAICPGYVLTPMQKAEYTPEMLEATNRKIPMQRHAQPDEIAALFAFLASEQASYITGSVIPIDGGETAGLQ; from the coding sequence ATGGGTTTGTACAGTGATCTCCAGAACAAACGGGTGGTGGTCACCGGCGGCGCCAGCGGGATCGGCTACGCCACGGCGGCGCGCTTTCTCGACGAGGGAAGCCGTGTGGTGATCCTTGACATTCACAGTGAAGGGTTGGACGCGGCGGAAACCGCACTCCCCGGCCTTGAAGGGGTCGTGCAGACGGATGTCGGGAGTCCCGAGGAGGTGCAGCGGGCCTTTGCCGAGGTCGACAGACTGATGGGCGGGATCGATGTGCTCATCTCCAATGCGGGCGTGAGCTATCGCTGTCCCTTTCTGGATATCCCGCCGGAGCAGTGGTCCCGGGTGATGGATATCAACCTCGGCGGGATGTTCCACTGCTCCCGGGAGGCCATGTCGCGGATGGACGCCCAGGGGAGCGGCGTCATCCTGATGACGGCGTCCACCAACGGGACGGAAGGGCACCCCTACTACACCGACTACAATGCCTCCAAAGCCGGTGTGATCCTGCTCACCCAGACCATGGCGCTGGAGTTCGCCCCCCGGGTGCGCGTCAACGCCATCTGCCCGGGCTACGTGTTGACGCCCATGCAGAAGGCGGAGTACACGCCGGAGATGCTGGAGGCGACAAACCGGAAGATACCGATGCAGCGCCACGCCCAGCCGGACGAGATCGCCGCGCTCTTTGCGTTTCTCGCTTCGGAGCAGGCCTCCTATATCACCGGTTCGGTGATCCCCATCGATGGCGGCGAGACGGCAGGGCTCCAATAG
- the rpsT gene encoding 30S ribosomal protein S20, whose translation MPTHKSAEKRIRTSEKQRVYNKHWRTMSRTARKRVIQAVEAGDRELAMQRLNRAYSVLDRATVKGVLHKNTSSRYKKRLNSKVHGMQN comes from the coding sequence GTGCCGACACATAAATCAGCGGAGAAACGGATCCGTACATCCGAAAAGCAGAGGGTGTACAACAAGCACTGGCGTACCATGAGCCGTACGGCCCGCAAACGCGTGATCCAGGCGGTGGAAGCCGGCGACAGAGAGCTGGCCATGCAGCGTCTCAACCGCGCCTATTCGGTGCTCGACAGGGCTACCGTAAAGGGCGTCCTCCATAAAAACACCTCGTCACGCTACAAGAAACGCTTGAATTCGAAGGTCCATGGAATGCAGAACTAG